Sequence from the Pan paniscus chromosome 12, NHGRI_mPanPan1-v2.0_pri, whole genome shotgun sequence genome:
ggctaatttttgtatttttagtagagacggggtttcaccatgttggccaggctggtctcgatgtgccctcgtgatccgccctccttggcctcccaaaatgctgggattacaggcgtgagccacccgcccGGTCCTCCATCTCCTATTATTATACCTAGCTGAGGAATGTACCTTCTTTTCAATCAAACAAATTCTAAACTGCTCTTTGAGAGTAGAAAAACACATCACCTCTTCTTGACCAGTTTCTCCAGCATTCTCAGGCTCTTGCTTCTCATTTATTTGgttctcctcctctgcctccatgTCCCTTCTGTTTTCTAAGGGTGTGGCCAACACTTCCTTACTCTGTCTCTGGACAAGAATGCCAGGCCTCATCGGCACATTCAAGTTCATGACTTGCATTAAGATCCTAGAAAATTAATCGGTAGAGTTTTAAACATTCATGCATCCTCATCCCCACTATCAAACACAAAATGGCCTCTGCCACATCCTGCACCACACTCGCCTTTCATGGTCCTCTGGATTGCTTGTCACCACTTTGGCAGCTGCACAGTCTACACCTCCGTTTGCATCTGTACAAGgcactttctttgtctctttaccTTTCCTGCCTTGGAAACTGAAAACAAACAAGCCACAAATTCAGAAAAGGAAGAATGGCCCTGATTTTAAGGTGTGGTATAGAAACTTCACTTTTAAACAGGATATCAGCA
This genomic interval carries:
- the C12H2orf74 gene encoding uncharacterized protein C2orf74 homolog isoform X1; the encoded protein is MSLLAKPMSFETTAITFFIILLICLICILLLLVVFLYKCFQGRKGKETKKVPCTDANGGVDCAAAKVVTSNPEDHERILMQVMNLNVPMRPGILVQRQSKEVLATPLENRRDMEAEEENQINEKQEPENAGETGQEEDDGLQKIHTSVTRTPSVVESQKRPLKGVTFSREVIVVDLGNEYPTPRSYTREHKERK
- the C12H2orf74 gene encoding uncharacterized protein C2orf74 homolog isoform X2 produces the protein MQVMNLNVPMRPGILVQRQSKEVLATPLENRRDMEAEEENQINEKQEPENAGETGQEEDDGLQKIHTSVTRTPSVVESQKRPLKGVTFSREVIVVDLGNEYPTPRSYTREHKERK